Proteins encoded together in one Benincasa hispida cultivar B227 chromosome 1, ASM972705v1, whole genome shotgun sequence window:
- the LOC120088396 gene encoding FCS-Like Zinc finger 10-like: protein MANSDSDSYLQAGSLGKHISSSLFSIPGFFAGLGSKGSVDSDSLRSPTSPLDFRLFSNLSNPFGFKSISSPETESGRQNKFVSGEVGLGIINSIVVDDCETASEARDSNRRKNVIFGPQIKTKISKSSNHYIKSLGSSLKSYSLPSNYTISSLSKAKIPSSNSEAIDSVCGNGEFSALESEPFENNASFLSNAGSFSSSGIDLTQNSDPSAENFPLKSSNTIFPMINNSPQRENSLPIKSCSLPITIGPSTAYVGSLTAREIELSEDYTCIISHGPNPKTTHIFGDCILECHTDENIDSSTMEEPGIESSLAEGFGCGVVDANLRICYSCKKVLKEEHDIYLCRDGKVFCSSQCSSQEIFGEDKINKTSKDDSESSAASSYHEDLFIMGLPFAL, encoded by the exons ATGGCCAATTCTGATTCAGACTCCTACTTACAAGCTGGCTCATTGGGCAAACATATAAGCAGTTCATTGTTCAGCATTCCTGGATTTTTTGCCGGGTTGGGGTCGAAAGGTTCGGTGGACAGTGATTCGCTTAGAAGTCCTACTTCGCCTTTGGATTTCAGGCTTTTTTCCAATCTAAGCAACCCTTTCGGTTTTAAATCCATATCATCACCTGAAACTGAAAGTGGTCGTCAAAATAAGTTTGTTTCTGGTGAAGTAGGTCTTGGCATCATAAATTCTATTGTTGTAGATGACTGTGAAACGGCCAGTGAAGCTCGGGACTCAAACCGGAGGAAGAATGTGATTTTTGGACCACAAATTAAAACTAAGATCTCTAAATCCTCGAACCATTATATCAAATCTTTGGGTTCTTCTTTGAAATCTTATTCTTTGCCAAGTAATTATACAATCTCGTCACTCTCCAAAGCCAAAATTCCAAGCTCCAATTCTGAAGCCATAGATAGTGTCTGTGGCAATGGAGAATTTTCTGCTTTAGAATCTGAACCCTTTGAAAATAATGCATCATTTTTGTCAAATGCTGGCAGCTTTTCCTCCTCTGGTATCGACTTGACTCAAAATTCTGATCCAAGTGCTGAAAATTTTCCATTGAAAAGTAGCAACACCATCTTTCCAATGATTAACAATAGCCCTCAAAGGGAAAATTCATTGCCAATCAAATCCTGTTCCTTGCCTATAACTATTGGCCCAAGTACTGCATATGTAGGCTCTCTTACCGCTCGAGAAATAGAACTTTCCGAGGACTATACCTGCATAATTTCTCATGGTCCAAACCCAAAGACAACACACATTTTTGGTGACTGTATTTTGGAGTGTCACACAGATGAAAATATCGATTCCAGTACAATGGAAGAGCCTGGGATCGAATCATCTCTGGCAGAAGGTTTTGGTTGTGGAGTAGTGGATGCAAATTTGCGAATCTGTTACTCATGCAAGAAAGTTTTGAAAGAAGAGCatgatatttatttatgcaG GGATGGCAAAGTTTTTTGCAGTTCACAGTGTAGCTCTCAGGAGATTTTTGGAGAAGATAAAATCAACAAAACTTCCAAAGATGATAGTGAAAGCTCTGCAGCATCAAGCTACCATGAAGACCTCTTCATCATGGGTCTCCCTTTTGCTTTATGA